Proteins from a single region of Arctopsyche grandis isolate Sample6627 chromosome 1, ASM5162203v2, whole genome shotgun sequence:
- the LOC143920236 gene encoding uncharacterized protein LOC143920236 produces the protein MVWKRPEGMPFPVVWKRFERKRPDGTVVKLKIQDGSKEMQEDLMEFMVKYFMRDETLNKAIGIEYDELAIKEFHELQSSYFDQNLMILCLPDDNVEYDMITNRPPIIGFNLMFVVRKDAAHFPKKVKSEAMQTLFKVFSEMDAVDDVFERYKVDEYLGDAGLSVRPDFRGLGIGHELLKARNELCKAAGFKVSAASFTGLPSQRAAEKCGYDTYQKVPFYKLEEITKTKYNSSAEHLKLMAYVVK, from the exons ATGGTCTGGAAAAGGCCCGAGGGCATGCCCTTTCCGGTAGTTTGGAAGAGGTTCGAAAGGAAGCGACCCGATGGCACCGTCgtcaaattgaaaatacagGACGGGTCGAAAGAGATGCAGGAAGACCTCATGGAATTCAtggttaaatattttatgaggGACGAAACCTTGAACAAGGCCATTG GCATCGAATACGATGAGTTGGCTATAAAAGAATTTCAtgaattacaatcatcatatttcgatcaaaatttgatgattttatgtTTGCCTGACGATAATGTGGAGTACGATATGATCACAAATAGGCCTCCAATAATCGGATTCAATTTAATGTTCGTAGTTAGAAAAGATGCTGCACATTTTCCTAAAAAG gTCAAATCTGAAGCTATGCAAACACTCTTTAAAGTTTTCTCAGAAATGGACGCCGTAGATGACGTTTTCGAGAGATACAAAGTAGATGAATATTTGGGAGACGCTGGACTATCCGTACGTCCCGATTTTAGAGGATTGGGAATCGGGCACGAGCTACTCAAAGCCAG gaATGAACTATGCAAAGCGGCTGGCTTTAAAGTTTCAGCTGCGTCTTTTACTGGTCTACCATCACAAAGAGCTGCTGAAAAATGTGGTTACGACACATATCAAAAAGTGCCGTTTTACAAGTTAGAAGAAATCACCAAAACCAAATATAATAGCTCTGCGGAACATTTAAAACTAATGGCTTATGTAGTCAAGTAA